The following proteins are encoded in a genomic region of Flavobacteriales bacterium:
- a CDS encoding recombinase family protein, with translation MKVGIYCRISKDKGDKDKSIEDQSELGKEFCVCNKFDYELYIDEGISGTIDDRPEFQRLLVDIIDGEIGSIWAYDDSRIQRNPEIRYLLNNT, from the coding sequence ATGAAAGTAGGAATCTATTGTAGAATCTCAAAGGATAAAGGAGATAAGGACAAGAGTATTGAAGACCAGTCTGAACTGGGCAAAGAATTCTGTGTATGCAATAAATTCGATTATGAACTGTATATTGATGAGGGAATAAGCGGAACTATTGACGACCGTCCCGAGTTTCAAAGACTTCTTGTAGACATTATAGATGGAGAAATAGGAAGCATATGGGCGTATGACGATAGTAGAATACAGCGAAATCCAGAAATTCGATACTTACTAAATAACAC